One region of Manis pentadactyla isolate mManPen7 chromosome 9, mManPen7.hap1, whole genome shotgun sequence genomic DNA includes:
- the GVQW3 gene encoding LOW QUALITY PROTEIN: protein GVQW3 (The sequence of the model RefSeq protein was modified relative to this genomic sequence to represent the inferred CDS: inserted 4 bases in 3 codons) translates to MSDRYLEQRISIKFCVKLNXTSETHHLLKEAYGDEVMSRARVFDWHKRFKEGXEDFRDDARTDRPVTHRTNENIQKVKDLVCSNWQLTVRMIAEELHLDKETVRLILKENLNMRKVSAKVXGILENELKPQKLHFQSDFSKETRKNSSCVRKKVTSTETCNHLSCRTGGEMPLPVSHPKFHYPASQLLQPSSSASLSKAAQGWFTLW, encoded by the exons ATGAGTGACCGCTATCTAGAACAAAGGATAAGTATTAAATTTTGCGTGAAGTTAA CTACAAGTGAGACGCATCATCTTTTAAAAGAAGCTTATGGGGATGAAGTCATGTCAAGGGCCAGAGTTTTTGACTGGCACAAAAGGTTTAAGGAAG GGGAAGATTTTCGAGATGATGCCCGAACTGATCGTCCAGTTACACATCGGACTAATGAAAATATCCAGAAGGTCAAGGACTTGGTTTGTTCAAACTGGCAGTTAACAGTGAGGATGATTGCTGAAGAGTTACATTTAGATAAAGAAACCGTTAGACTCATTCTGAAAGAAAACTTGAATATGAGGAAAGTTTCTGCAAAAGT AGGTATTTTGGAGAATGAGCTGAAACCTCAAaaacttcactttcagtctgatTTTTCAAAGGAAACTAGGAAAAATAGCTCGTGTGTGAGGAAAAAGGTAACAAGTACTGAAACATGTAATCATCTCTCATGTCGGACTGGTGGGGAAATGCCTCTGCCTGTATCCCATCCCAAATTCCACTACCCTGCCAGCCAGCTTCTGCAGCCTTCGTCTTCCGCAAGCCTCTCCAAGGCAGCTCAGGGTTGGTTCACACTGTGGTGA